Proteins from a genomic interval of Rhodococcoides fascians A25f:
- a CDS encoding amino acid ABC transporter ATP-binding protein produces the protein MTTLDATTTAKTYAVEVRGVHKSYGSLEVLKGVDLVVRPGEVTAVIGPSGSGKSTLLRIINHLEKVDQGTVRVDGDLVGYERKGAKLHELSNREILRQRSQIGFVFQNFNLFPHLTVLENVVEAPISAQKRKRVDVEPEALALLERVGVGAKAHDYPRRLSGGQQQRVAIARALALRPKVILFDEPTSALDPELVGEVLEVIRGLARGGATLVIVTHEVAFARDIADTIVFMDAGVIVEQGTPAALLDSPQYERTKSFLSHVL, from the coding sequence ATGACCACACTCGATGCCACGACGACCGCGAAGACCTATGCCGTCGAGGTGCGCGGCGTACACAAGTCCTACGGTTCCCTCGAAGTGCTCAAAGGCGTCGACCTCGTCGTCCGGCCCGGGGAGGTCACCGCAGTCATCGGCCCGTCCGGATCCGGTAAATCGACCCTGCTGCGCATCATCAACCACCTCGAGAAAGTCGACCAGGGGACTGTCCGGGTAGACGGCGATCTGGTCGGCTACGAACGCAAGGGTGCCAAGCTGCACGAGCTGAGCAACCGTGAGATTCTGCGTCAGCGTTCGCAGATCGGGTTCGTGTTCCAGAACTTCAATCTGTTTCCGCACCTGACCGTGCTCGAGAACGTCGTCGAGGCTCCCATCTCGGCGCAGAAGCGTAAGCGCGTCGACGTCGAGCCCGAGGCGCTCGCGCTGCTCGAGCGGGTGGGTGTCGGCGCGAAAGCGCACGACTACCCGCGTCGGCTTTCCGGGGGCCAGCAGCAGCGAGTTGCCATCGCGCGAGCACTGGCGTTGCGTCCCAAAGTAATTCTGTTCGACGAGCCCACCTCGGCTCTCGATCCGGAGCTCGTCGGCGAGGTACTGGAAGTCATCCGCGGACTTGCCCGCGGTGGTGCCACGCTGGTGATCGTCACGCACGAAGTCGCCTTCGCACGCGACATCGCCGACACCATCGTGTTCATGGACGCCGGCGTCATCGTCGAACAGGGCACTCCTGCAGCGCTTCTCGACTCCCCGCAGTACGAGCGGACCAAATCTTTCCTCTCTCACGTTCTGTAG
- a CDS encoding transporter substrate-binding domain-containing protein, producing MSKPSRRLTVMAAALAIVALTATACSEPEAESQVVTEDGQSFDLTPEQTERVRVDKVDEIAAKVPQAIRDRGTLIVTGAGGTAPPLRFYATDDTSIVGSEVDFSYLVGDILGLDVDLQVADWSQNFVKIDSGENDVFISNVTVTEERKDKYDFATYRLDNLAFETQKDTDWKVEKRQDIAGKKIGVGSGTNQEQLLVDWNEANVAEGLAPAELAYYQNTSDYYLALGSKRIDGYLGPNPSAVYHAATSGESKVVGTFSGAGDALQGEIAVLTKKDNGLIEAVREALQHAIDDGSYQKVIDRWGLQSEAVSESVINPPGLPRKPAA from the coding sequence ATGTCGAAACCATCACGCAGGCTGACGGTCATGGCCGCAGCATTGGCCATCGTGGCGCTCACCGCGACCGCCTGCAGCGAACCCGAGGCCGAGTCGCAGGTCGTGACCGAGGACGGGCAAAGCTTCGACCTCACACCCGAGCAGACCGAAAGAGTCCGAGTCGACAAGGTCGACGAGATCGCCGCAAAAGTGCCACAGGCCATTCGAGATCGAGGCACGCTGATCGTCACCGGCGCGGGCGGAACTGCGCCGCCGCTGCGCTTCTACGCCACCGACGACACCTCCATCGTCGGATCCGAGGTCGACTTCTCTTACCTCGTCGGAGATATTCTCGGGCTGGACGTCGATCTGCAGGTTGCGGACTGGTCGCAGAACTTCGTCAAGATCGATTCCGGCGAGAACGATGTGTTCATCTCCAATGTCACGGTCACCGAGGAGCGAAAAGACAAGTACGACTTCGCCACCTACCGGCTCGACAATCTCGCCTTCGAGACCCAGAAGGACACCGACTGGAAGGTGGAGAAGCGTCAGGACATCGCCGGCAAGAAGATCGGCGTCGGGTCCGGCACCAACCAGGAACAGCTGTTGGTGGACTGGAACGAGGCGAATGTGGCCGAGGGTCTCGCGCCGGCCGAGCTGGCGTATTACCAGAACACCTCCGACTACTACTTGGCATTGGGATCCAAGCGCATCGACGGTTATCTCGGGCCGAACCCCTCTGCCGTCTACCACGCGGCAACCAGTGGGGAATCGAAGGTTGTCGGGACGTTCTCCGGTGCCGGCGATGCGTTGCAGGGTGAGATCGCGGTGCTGACGAAGAAGGACAACGGTCTCATCGAGGCCGTCCGTGAGGCACTGCAACATGCCATCGACGATGGCAGTTACCAGAAGGTGATCGATCGCTGGGGTCTGCAGTCCGAGGCCGTGTCCGAGTCCGTCATCAACCCGCCCGGGTTGCCTCGCAAGCCCGCAGCGTAG
- a CDS encoding FAD-dependent oxidoreductase, translating to MGASSAWQIARRGHDVTLLEQFGPGHKNGASHGSSRIFRHAYADDNYVALAARAHGIWRELETATDTELLDITGAVDHGDPKTVNPRIGALERAGLEFEVLEPIAAQRRWPGLRFDTTVLFHAAAGRLHADHSVAAAVAAARSRGATVEYESPVREISGSDVVTDTRTYVADVVVLAAGAWTAEFAPYGATPPLVTTQEQPAHFAPLLSDELWPSFIHHPGALLDTAGIYGLSSPDGVKIGEHATGPVVDPHTRDFAADPAGVDRLIEYARTWLPGVNADTAEPLTCLYTSTPDSNFAVGRSGNTVVAAGFSGHGFKFAPAIGELVADLVDG from the coding sequence ATGGGCGCGTCGTCGGCGTGGCAGATTGCGCGACGCGGTCATGACGTCACTCTGCTCGAGCAGTTCGGGCCGGGGCACAAGAACGGTGCCTCGCACGGCAGCTCGCGAATTTTTCGGCACGCATATGCCGACGACAACTACGTGGCACTGGCCGCCCGGGCACACGGAATTTGGCGTGAGCTCGAAACCGCTACCGACACAGAGCTGTTGGACATCACAGGAGCCGTCGATCATGGAGATCCGAAGACGGTGAATCCGAGGATCGGTGCACTGGAGCGGGCAGGTCTGGAGTTCGAGGTGTTGGAACCCATTGCTGCGCAGCGACGGTGGCCAGGTCTTCGATTCGACACCACAGTGCTGTTCCATGCTGCGGCCGGGCGACTTCACGCCGATCACAGCGTCGCCGCAGCTGTAGCGGCAGCTCGCTCACGCGGTGCGACGGTCGAATACGAGAGTCCGGTGCGTGAGATCTCCGGCTCCGACGTGGTGACGGACACCCGCACCTACGTGGCCGATGTCGTCGTTCTCGCGGCGGGAGCATGGACGGCCGAGTTCGCGCCGTACGGTGCCACTCCGCCGTTGGTCACCACGCAGGAGCAGCCGGCGCATTTCGCGCCGTTGCTTTCCGACGAATTGTGGCCGAGCTTCATCCACCACCCCGGTGCACTTCTCGATACTGCCGGCATCTACGGGTTGTCGTCGCCCGACGGCGTCAAGATCGGCGAGCATGCCACCGGACCGGTCGTCGATCCGCACACCCGCGACTTCGCGGCCGATCCCGCGGGAGTCGATCGCCTGATCGAGTACGCGCGCACGTGGCTGCCGGGAGTGAACGCCGATACAGCCGAACCGCTGACGTGTCTGTACACCAGTACTCCCGATTCCAACTTCGCCGTCGGACGCAGTGGCAACACCGTTGTCGCTGCAGGATTCTCGGGCCACGGATTCAAGTTCGCCCCCGCGATCGGGGAACTGGTCGCAGATCTGGTCGACGGATAA
- a CDS encoding GNAT family N-acetyltransferase, with protein sequence MSATFDLNPRTGDTGRVRLNFVEVDQNDPLAAPLLQELAAEYASRYGRSPGVQYQELKSYPAREFAPPGGVLVMALDDGVPVAGGAYRQYDSTTAELKRIWTSKAHRGRGFGKLVVAELERSARDRGYRRVYLTTGWNQPEAVALYLSAGYTPLFDRSLPSKTVGSHPFEKSLE encoded by the coding sequence ATGAGCGCAACGTTCGATCTGAACCCTCGCACTGGCGACACCGGTCGAGTACGGCTGAACTTCGTCGAAGTCGATCAGAACGATCCGCTTGCGGCACCTCTGCTGCAGGAGCTGGCGGCGGAGTATGCGTCCAGGTACGGCCGCAGTCCCGGCGTTCAATATCAAGAATTGAAGTCCTATCCCGCTCGAGAGTTCGCCCCTCCGGGCGGTGTGCTGGTGATGGCGTTGGACGACGGTGTTCCGGTTGCCGGCGGCGCGTACCGGCAATACGACTCGACTACCGCCGAGCTCAAGCGTATTTGGACCTCGAAGGCGCACCGTGGCAGGGGGTTCGGCAAACTCGTTGTGGCCGAGCTGGAACGCAGCGCACGCGATCGCGGATATCGCCGGGTGTATCTGACGACCGGCTGGAATCAGCCCGAGGCCGTGGCCCTGTACCTGTCAGCCGGATACACCCCATTGTTCGACCGGAGCTTGCCGTCCAAGACTGTCGGATCGCATCCCTTCGAGAAGAGTCTCGAATGA
- a CDS encoding MFS transporter has translation MSSPPGTQLDTRTTGTTGEVFVCAAAGFTTLLDSAVLGIGIPAIRGSLGAGTAEVQWILASYSLTFGLALVPAGRLGDVIGRRRLFLCGLALFSVMGLLGAMAADPWMVVAARLGQGVGAGVVSSQVLGIITDRFSGRERARALGAYSTAGGVAGLCGPVLGGALLGWLDPDVGWRVLLMLNVPFAVVTLILAVVYLRPDRIARQGVRVDSVGLLALGTATLLLLLPLVSSMAFVFSMLSVAASGAMLVGFWLWERRFAAHGGVPVLLPALLARRGYVLGTLVAMFWFGAVLALNAVLSLYLIEGLGFSALRAALVMAGSSLMMAVTSAFGWRLVSRFGRSAVVGAVVVEIAVVAGYIGTVNTVPREHVVIVFVVLAAVSGVASGLVDAPNRGLTLEYAPAGASGVAAAFLQLSQRLSATISLAAVSGIYLGILGSSAGGYGRAVAAGLGVCLAMLLLSLVFAIADARRRRRGLEGLKS, from the coding sequence GTGAGTTCCCCGCCCGGGACGCAGCTCGATACCAGAACCACGGGTACTACCGGAGAGGTATTCGTCTGCGCCGCAGCAGGGTTCACCACTCTGCTCGATTCGGCTGTCCTCGGCATCGGCATACCAGCGATTCGCGGTTCGCTCGGGGCCGGTACCGCAGAGGTCCAATGGATTCTGGCGAGCTACTCGCTGACGTTCGGGTTGGCGCTGGTCCCAGCAGGACGGCTCGGGGACGTGATCGGTCGTCGCCGGTTGTTCCTGTGCGGGCTCGCATTGTTCTCGGTCATGGGGCTACTCGGCGCGATGGCTGCCGACCCGTGGATGGTTGTGGCTGCTCGACTCGGCCAGGGTGTGGGTGCCGGAGTGGTGTCTTCTCAGGTGCTCGGCATCATCACCGATCGGTTCTCCGGTCGGGAACGAGCACGGGCGTTGGGTGCGTACAGCACGGCGGGCGGTGTGGCCGGGCTGTGTGGTCCCGTGCTCGGTGGCGCATTGCTCGGCTGGCTCGATCCGGATGTCGGCTGGCGGGTGTTGTTGATGCTGAACGTACCGTTCGCGGTGGTGACGCTGATCCTCGCTGTGGTGTATCTGCGACCGGATCGCATTGCCCGGCAGGGTGTCCGCGTCGATTCCGTGGGGTTGCTCGCGCTCGGTACGGCGACGCTGCTGCTGTTGCTTCCGTTGGTGTCGTCGATGGCGTTCGTATTCTCGATGTTGTCGGTGGCTGCGTCGGGCGCAATGCTGGTCGGGTTCTGGTTGTGGGAGCGCCGTTTTGCAGCGCACGGGGGAGTGCCCGTTCTGTTGCCTGCACTCCTGGCTCGACGCGGTTACGTCTTGGGCACGTTGGTGGCGATGTTCTGGTTCGGTGCGGTGCTGGCTCTCAACGCGGTGCTCAGCCTCTATCTGATCGAGGGGCTCGGCTTCAGTGCTCTGCGCGCGGCGTTGGTCATGGCCGGGAGTTCGCTCATGATGGCGGTCACCTCGGCCTTCGGTTGGCGGCTGGTGTCGAGGTTCGGACGTTCGGCGGTAGTGGGGGCGGTTGTCGTCGAAATCGCAGTGGTCGCCGGGTACATCGGTACGGTCAATACCGTTCCGCGAGAACATGTGGTGATCGTCTTCGTAGTACTCGCAGCCGTGTCGGGGGTCGCGAGCGGTCTGGTGGACGCACCCAATCGTGGTTTGACCCTCGAGTACGCCCCGGCCGGAGCGAGTGGCGTGGCAGCTGCATTCCTGCAACTGTCACAACGACTCTCGGCAACAATTTCGCTGGCGGCGGTATCGGGGATCTATCTCGGAATACTCGGGTCCTCGGCGGGTGGTTACGGCCGGGCCGTCGCCGCCGGACTGGGAGTGTGTCTCGCGATGCTGTTGCTGTCCCTCGTGTTCGCCATCGCCGACGCGCGTCGCCGCAGACGAGGCCTCGAAGGCCTGAAGTCGTGA
- a CDS encoding nucleoside deaminase encodes MTGADVENGNVPPGGHATDSAIGAAIEVAVAGLDRGELPIGAVVFDAEQVLGSAYTQERAQGRRLVHADLLALEQADKALGFRPASGDPTLAVTVEPCLVCVGAAVALGVSRVWFALESPDDGAAELLRVRQPPVRSPHFVKPREVLGGIRRDESRRLFRRYAEGTGPAGMRRWAQQHGNQ; translated from the coding sequence GTGACCGGAGCGGATGTGGAGAACGGCAACGTCCCGCCGGGTGGGCACGCAACTGACTCGGCAATCGGTGCCGCGATCGAGGTTGCCGTCGCGGGTCTGGACCGGGGCGAATTGCCGATCGGGGCAGTGGTCTTCGATGCCGAACAGGTGCTCGGAAGTGCGTACACACAGGAGCGAGCGCAGGGGCGACGTCTCGTACACGCTGATCTGCTCGCCCTGGAACAGGCAGACAAGGCGCTCGGGTTCCGTCCGGCGTCGGGGGACCCGACTCTTGCGGTGACCGTCGAGCCGTGTCTTGTGTGCGTGGGCGCTGCTGTCGCGCTCGGCGTGAGCCGAGTGTGGTTTGCCCTCGAGTCGCCGGACGACGGAGCGGCCGAACTATTGCGTGTTCGGCAACCACCGGTCCGGTCTCCGCACTTCGTCAAGCCACGCGAGGTGCTCGGCGGGATTCGTCGTGACGAATCGCGGAGGCTGTTCCGTAGATACGCAGAGGGAACGGGTCCGGCAGGAATGCGCCGTTGGGCGCAGCAACACGGCAATCAGTAG
- a CDS encoding TfoX/Sxy family protein, translating to MAYDELLADRIRDILSDQESLREQKMFGGLAFMVRDKMVVCVGTGNRALLVRVEGVREPEYLQRDGTDHAVMGKDRSMGAGWITVDANALTTEKALDFWVAAALAHNANTAGRTP from the coding sequence ATGGCGTACGACGAGCTTCTTGCAGATCGCATCCGCGACATCCTCTCCGATCAGGAAAGTCTGCGCGAGCAGAAGATGTTCGGCGGTCTGGCCTTCATGGTGCGAGACAAGATGGTGGTGTGCGTCGGCACCGGGAATCGTGCTCTGCTGGTTCGGGTGGAGGGAGTTCGCGAACCCGAATACCTCCAGCGCGACGGAACAGACCATGCCGTGATGGGCAAAGATCGGTCGATGGGCGCAGGGTGGATCACCGTCGACGCGAATGCACTGACAACCGAAAAGGCACTGGATTTCTGGGTCGCCGCCGCGCTCGCACACAACGCGAACACTGCAGGCCGGACACCCTGA
- a CDS encoding HNH endonuclease signature motif containing protein, with protein MLSGDGGSGVDGIETVPPPPVVSDPALSILVDRVESAVAELAGQGSVSWTNADRRAVIQRMETLTRSVTAYSYTWLNELITQHGLDVYPGSVPCSVAWMLRITPRTAGARVRLAAELGDRTALSGEALPPLLPHTATALRAGLLDAKHVQMIREFFKHLPTSVDPQTRDLAEQQLVGYASTRRPDDFAPLVAHLDSILNPDGDYDEDEDGKPKPRKRRDAFFYLGEQGADGMSEGNFCVDSELRAYLEALFSKAAKPGVNNPADPTSVVHDETSDHDDQTSGGGSGSATAPTPEPTSGDAGSSDAGLWDETTCNEASDCSNDDCCKGDCGVGADCGCRTEFDDTLDSDGYDGSDDTADTAEPGGHSASDAGGDHHLDDDAPDTAVRDAAAARDRRTQNERRHDALKLALRHTLASGTLGTHRGLPVTAIVTMTLKDLNAGCGYAMTATGSRVSIRDAIRMASHAHHYLTIFDDHGRALYLGRSKRIASADQRIVLIARDRGCSFPSCTRPATWCQAHHLDDWTDGGPTDIDSLTFACDMHHALVGTGPGKWATTKTTAAHRYPGRTLWHPPTGMDPKRRGLINHAHHPEEVLYPPDHHGETGDAGDEEPRQPA; from the coding sequence ATGCTTTCGGGGGACGGCGGATCAGGGGTGGACGGCATCGAGACGGTGCCGCCTCCCCCTGTCGTGTCCGATCCCGCACTGTCGATACTTGTGGACCGTGTCGAGTCCGCGGTCGCCGAGTTGGCCGGGCAGGGGTCGGTGTCGTGGACCAATGCCGACCGGCGTGCGGTGATCCAACGCATGGAAACGCTCACCCGATCCGTGACGGCGTACTCGTACACCTGGCTCAACGAGTTGATCACCCAACACGGCCTCGATGTGTATCCGGGGTCCGTGCCGTGCTCGGTGGCCTGGATGCTGCGGATCACCCCACGAACCGCCGGGGCGCGAGTGCGTCTCGCTGCGGAGTTGGGCGATCGCACCGCACTGTCCGGTGAAGCCCTGCCCCCGTTGTTGCCGCACACCGCGACAGCGTTGCGGGCGGGGTTGCTCGATGCCAAGCATGTGCAGATGATCCGCGAATTCTTCAAACACTTGCCGACGAGTGTCGATCCGCAGACCCGCGATCTCGCCGAACAGCAGTTGGTGGGGTACGCCTCGACCCGGCGACCCGACGACTTCGCACCGTTGGTGGCGCACCTGGACTCGATCCTCAACCCCGACGGCGACTACGACGAGGACGAGGACGGTAAGCCCAAGCCACGCAAACGACGCGATGCGTTCTTCTACCTCGGTGAGCAGGGTGCCGACGGGATGTCGGAAGGCAACTTCTGCGTCGATTCCGAACTACGCGCCTATCTCGAGGCTTTGTTCTCCAAAGCTGCGAAACCGGGCGTGAACAATCCGGCCGACCCGACATCGGTCGTCCACGACGAAACCAGCGACCACGACGATCAGACCAGCGGCGGCGGGAGCGGCAGTGCCACTGCGCCGACGCCCGAGCCGACGTCCGGTGATGCCGGGTCGAGCGATGCAGGCCTGTGGGATGAGACGACCTGCAACGAGGCCAGCGACTGCAGTAACGACGACTGCTGCAAAGGCGACTGCGGAGTCGGTGCCGACTGTGGTTGCCGCACAGAGTTCGACGACACGCTCGACTCCGACGGATACGACGGCTCCGACGACACTGCAGACACTGCTGAACCCGGCGGCCACTCCGCATCCGACGCCGGCGGTGACCATCACCTTGACGATGACGCACCGGACACCGCAGTGCGCGACGCTGCCGCCGCGCGTGATCGACGCACCCAGAACGAACGTCGTCACGACGCCCTGAAACTGGCACTCCGGCACACACTCGCCTCCGGCACCCTCGGCACTCACCGCGGCCTCCCCGTCACCGCCATCGTCACCATGACCCTCAAAGACCTGAACGCCGGCTGCGGCTACGCCATGACCGCCACCGGATCCCGCGTGTCCATCCGCGACGCCATCCGCATGGCATCCCACGCCCACCACTACCTGACCATCTTCGACGACCACGGCCGAGCCCTCTACCTCGGCCGATCCAAACGCATCGCCTCCGCCGACCAACGCATCGTCCTCATCGCCCGCGACCGCGGCTGCAGCTTCCCCTCCTGCACCCGACCCGCGACCTGGTGCCAAGCCCACCACCTCGACGACTGGACCGACGGCGGACCCACCGACATCGACTCCCTGACCTTCGCCTGCGACATGCACCACGCACTCGTCGGCACCGGACCAGGAAAATGGGCAACCACCAAAACCACAGCAGCACATCGATATCCGGGCCGCACCCTGTGGCACCCCCCCACAGGAATGGACCCCAAGCGCCGCGGGCTGATCAACCACGCACACCACCCCGAAGAAGTCCTCTACCCACCCGACCACCACGGCGAGACCGGAGATGCAGGTGACGAGGAACCACGACAACCCGCATGA
- a CDS encoding phosphotransferase: MKYETEMPLSGGNSTVVHRVAETVRRVTGDHSSAVHSLLKELERKGYPYAPRFLGVDGQGREILTYRHGTAGNYPMPAAIRSVEALESAVRILRRLHDLTIGVQLPDGHARHLPDGVDPEVICHWDAAPYNFVFEGSTAVALIDFDEAGPGRRIDDLAYFAYRFAPLCSADNFSDGGWSPDTDRWDRLRRIFTIYPDPRTAELPDIVIARLAAMKNATSGGLAHAHGALYTRDQLFIDQNRNNIAEAVCSAKKAVAGYDGTASLSD; the protein is encoded by the coding sequence ATGAAGTACGAGACGGAAATGCCGTTGTCGGGAGGCAACAGCACCGTCGTTCATCGGGTCGCCGAGACGGTGCGTCGAGTAACGGGAGACCACTCGTCTGCCGTACACAGTCTCCTAAAGGAGTTGGAGCGCAAGGGCTATCCCTACGCTCCGCGATTTCTGGGGGTGGATGGCCAGGGTCGAGAAATACTCACGTATCGACATGGGACTGCCGGGAACTACCCGATGCCGGCCGCCATTCGCAGCGTCGAAGCTCTGGAGAGCGCTGTCCGGATCTTACGTCGATTACACGACCTCACCATCGGTGTGCAGTTGCCCGACGGCCATGCGCGACACCTACCCGACGGCGTCGACCCCGAGGTGATCTGCCACTGGGATGCAGCTCCGTACAACTTCGTCTTCGAGGGATCCACAGCCGTCGCGTTGATCGATTTCGACGAAGCTGGACCGGGCCGTCGCATCGACGACCTGGCCTACTTCGCCTATCGATTCGCGCCACTCTGCAGTGCCGACAACTTCTCCGACGGAGGATGGTCCCCGGACACCGATCGATGGGACAGGCTGCGCCGAATCTTCACGATCTATCCCGACCCTCGGACTGCCGAACTCCCAGACATCGTCATCGCCAGACTCGCGGCAATGAAGAACGCAACCAGCGGAGGGCTCGCGCACGCGCATGGTGCCCTCTATACGCGAGATCAACTGTTCATCGATCAGAACCGAAACAACATTGCCGAAGCCGTCTGCTCCGCGAAGAAAGCTGTCGCAGGTTACGACGGCACAGCATCACTCTCGGACTGA
- a CDS encoding ABC transporter substrate-binding protein — protein sequence MSTRPVLLVAGVIAATATLLAGCAGSANTSAADAGPPQSGGTLRYGLSGAPTCSDPAQAGTNQTIYVTRQVVDSLTDQNPETGEVEPWLAESWEVGADAKSFTFQLKDGVTFSDGTPLDATAVKDNFDAITGTLGAAKAPLAASYLTGYQGATVVDPLTIRIDFSAPNAQFLQASSTPQLGIQSIATSAQSAESRCLGTNVGSGPFTYADYQQDRSVTLAKRSGYNWGSAVFGHEGEAYLDRIEFTIVPESGVRTGSLSSDQLDAVSDALPQDAPQIEATGGRILTASNPGVPFGIQPNVTRGALQDPAVRTALVPAINRQELVDTVLGPDFRTATSTLASATPGYVELADVTYDPEKAKSLLDAAGWVPGGDGIREKDGQRLSFKVMYSAVFAGNQAILELTQQQLRAVGVDLQLELVSTSEATARQGTKDYDATYYNSTRADGDILRTSFAVDGRNLNARGPIPDLDALLTEQLSTTDVGARNEILATAQQQVLDNGLWIPTIELSQAVGAASKVQDLKFEASARLQFFDTWLSGQ from the coding sequence GTGTCCACTCGCCCTGTTCTTCTGGTGGCCGGAGTAATCGCCGCCACCGCCACACTGCTCGCCGGGTGCGCAGGTAGCGCCAACACCTCGGCCGCCGACGCGGGCCCACCGCAGTCCGGAGGGACGCTGCGTTACGGACTGTCCGGGGCTCCTACCTGCTCCGACCCGGCTCAGGCGGGTACGAATCAAACCATCTACGTCACCCGGCAGGTGGTCGATTCGCTTACCGACCAGAACCCTGAAACCGGAGAAGTCGAGCCATGGTTGGCCGAGAGTTGGGAGGTCGGTGCCGACGCGAAGTCCTTCACCTTCCAGCTGAAGGACGGTGTGACGTTCAGTGACGGCACCCCGCTCGACGCCACCGCCGTGAAGGACAATTTCGACGCCATCACCGGCACCCTCGGTGCTGCCAAGGCTCCGCTTGCTGCCAGTTACCTGACCGGATATCAAGGTGCCACTGTCGTTGACCCCCTCACCATTCGCATCGACTTCTCGGCACCCAATGCGCAGTTCCTGCAGGCGAGTTCGACGCCTCAACTCGGAATTCAATCCATCGCGACCTCGGCGCAGTCGGCTGAGTCGCGGTGCTTGGGTACCAACGTCGGATCGGGACCGTTCACCTACGCGGACTATCAACAGGACCGTTCCGTCACTCTGGCCAAGCGAAGCGGATACAACTGGGGCTCTGCGGTATTCGGTCACGAGGGCGAGGCCTACCTGGACCGCATCGAGTTCACCATCGTGCCCGAATCGGGTGTCCGTACCGGAAGCCTGTCCTCCGACCAGCTCGACGCCGTCAGCGATGCACTACCGCAGGACGCTCCACAGATCGAGGCGACCGGTGGCCGGATCCTGACGGCATCCAATCCGGGCGTTCCGTTCGGCATTCAGCCCAACGTCACTCGCGGTGCGCTACAGGACCCCGCCGTCCGGACGGCCTTGGTGCCGGCGATCAACCGTCAGGAACTCGTCGATACGGTCTTGGGACCGGACTTCCGAACGGCGACAAGCACGTTGGCCAGCGCCACGCCGGGGTACGTCGAACTCGCCGATGTCACCTACGATCCCGAGAAGGCGAAGTCGCTGCTCGACGCGGCTGGATGGGTTCCCGGTGGGGACGGCATCCGTGAAAAGGACGGGCAGAGGCTGAGTTTCAAGGTCATGTATTCAGCGGTGTTTGCCGGCAACCAGGCGATTCTGGAGCTGACCCAGCAGCAATTGCGCGCGGTGGGTGTCGACCTACAGCTCGAGCTGGTCTCCACTTCGGAGGCGACGGCACGGCAAGGCACAAAGGACTACGACGCGACGTACTACAACAGCACCCGCGCCGACGGTGACATTCTGCGCACCTCGTTTGCCGTGGACGGTCGGAACTTGAACGCGCGCGGCCCGATTCCGGATTTGGATGCATTGTTGACGGAGCAGCTCTCGACCACCGACGTGGGGGCCCGCAACGAGATCCTCGCAACCGCGCAGCAGCAGGTGCTCGACAACGGATTGTGGATTCCCACGATCGAGCTGTCGCAGGCAGTCGGCGCGGCGTCGAAAGTGCAGGATCTCAAATTCGAGGCCTCCGCTCGCCTGCAGTTCTTCGACACTTGGCTGAGCGGGCAGTAG